In Vanessa atalanta chromosome 19, ilVanAtal1.2, whole genome shotgun sequence, one DNA window encodes the following:
- the LOC125071247 gene encoding uncharacterized protein LOC125071247 produces MELNFITTLIKHDVNHNVKQCFKTKKPFVSRKEEVMAIKSKFPTKIPLIVERYHKERNLPTLDKTKFLVPEDITMSQFLVIIRNRIRIKPNQALYLIINNRSMLSMSLTMAQAYELYGDEDGFLYVTYASQEVFGYQDDMTGSNKEVQVIRDRFPNKIPLFVERYAREREVPVLGRNKFLVPQELTMSQFLYIIRTKMKLRDSQALYLLVNDKVLVSHSMTMAQAYDQFRSADGFLHITYAAQQVFG; encoded by the exons ATggagttaaattttataacaacccTTATAAAACACGATGTGAACCACAATGTGAAAcagtgttttaaaacaaaaaagccTTTCG TCAGTAGAAAAGAAGAAGTGATGGCAATCAAAAGTAAATTTCCAACTAAAATACCG CTCATTGTAGAAAGATATCACAAAGAGAGAAATCTACCAACGTTGGACAAAACAAAGTTTCTTGTCCCGGAAGACATTACAATGTCGCAATTCCTAGTGATTATACGTAACAGAATTAGAATAAAACCAAATCAA GCTCTCTACCTGATAATCAACAACAGATCTATGCTGAGCATGAGTTTAACCATGGCACAGGCGTACGAGCTGTATGGCGACGAGGATGGTTTCCTTTACGTTACCTACGCATCTCAGGAAGTTTTCGGTTACCAAGATG ATATGACTGGATCTAACAAGGAAGTTCAAGTAATTAGGGACAGATTTCCAAATAAAATTCCG ttatttgtGGAGAGATACGCCAGAGAAAGAGAGGTTCCTGTACTAGGCAGGAACAAGTTCTTGGTGCCGCAAGAACTCACTATGTCCCAGTTCCTGTACATTATTCGCACTAAGATGAAATTAAGAGACTCCcag GCGTTGTATCTACTAGTTAACGACAAAGTCCTCGTAAGCCACAGCATGACTATGGCTCAAGCGTATGACCAGTTCCGAAGCGCAGACGGATTTTTGCACATAACTTACGCCGCGCAGCAAGTCTTCGGTTGA
- the LOC125071248 gene encoding mediator of RNA polymerase II transcription subunit 29 isoform X2: MQLPVSVMPVPSPQQMQPAMPQQPQQDKMDNISKVKTLMGSLRESLPMTLKSAAQILHQNYNIDSNTQKGMDNPVPRFDKNLEEFFSLCDQMELHLRTAITCIQQAQSAAHYLPLTVIPSRLDSGPTSQETTLSYPQYLNTVRLQISYAKDIHDTLVAAAQNISPAE; encoded by the exons ATGCAATTGCCAGTATCAGTTATGCCAGTGCCTTCACCCCAACAAATGCAGCCAGCAATGCCGCAACAGCCTCAACAAGACAAGATGGATAATATATCTAAAGTAAAAACATTGATGGGCTCCTTGCGTGAATCTTTACCT ATGACATTGAAATCAGCTGCACAAATTCTACATCAAAATTACAACATTGATTCAAATACTCA GAAAGGCATGGACAATCCCGTGCCaagatttgataaaaatttggAAGAATTTTTCTCACTTTGTGATCAAATGGAGCTACATTTG AGGACGGCAATAACTTGCATACAACAAGCGCAGTCTGCTGCTCATTACCTTCCACTCACAGTCATACCATCGAGATTGGATTCAGGACCTACAAGCCAG gaGACAACTCTGAGCTACCCTCAGTATTTGAACACAGTTCGTCTACAAATATCATATGCCAAAGATATTCACGACACATTAGTAGCCGCAGCTCAAAACATCTCGCCCGCAGAGTGA
- the LOC125071248 gene encoding mediator of RNA polymerase II transcription subunit 29 isoform X1, translated as MNQMNMHVPMNSVGANPNVGMQLPVSVMPVPSPQQMQPAMPQQPQQDKMDNISKVKTLMGSLRESLPMTLKSAAQILHQNYNIDSNTQKGMDNPVPRFDKNLEEFFSLCDQMELHLRTAITCIQQAQSAAHYLPLTVIPSRLDSGPTSQETTLSYPQYLNTVRLQISYAKDIHDTLVAAAQNISPAE; from the exons ATGAATCAAATGAATATGCACGTGCCAATGAATTCAGTAGGTGCTAATCCTAATGTAGGCATGCAATTGCCAGTATCAGTTATGCCAGTGCCTTCACCCCAACAAATGCAGCCAGCAATGCCGCAACAGCCTCAACAAGACAAGATGGATAATATATCTAAAGTAAAAACATTGATGGGCTCCTTGCGTGAATCTTTACCT ATGACATTGAAATCAGCTGCACAAATTCTACATCAAAATTACAACATTGATTCAAATACTCA GAAAGGCATGGACAATCCCGTGCCaagatttgataaaaatttggAAGAATTTTTCTCACTTTGTGATCAAATGGAGCTACATTTG AGGACGGCAATAACTTGCATACAACAAGCGCAGTCTGCTGCTCATTACCTTCCACTCACAGTCATACCATCGAGATTGGATTCAGGACCTACAAGCCAG gaGACAACTCTGAGCTACCCTCAGTATTTGAACACAGTTCGTCTACAAATATCATATGCCAAAGATATTCACGACACATTAGTAGCCGCAGCTCAAAACATCTCGCCCGCAGAGTGA
- the LOC125071245 gene encoding DNA repair protein RAD51 homolog 3 has translation MSSEFKIYNATELWQIETSLPSIPTFSQNLDKVLGSDGIQLGSLTELLGLPGSGKTQLCLQLCASVQIPKALGGLSSEALYIDTNTNFTLSRFKEILFSSLAKCQRIMDSSIPIREEDALKKFHYVKAIGLEKFCAFLYQLPNFIRNKPNVKLIVIDSIAFPFKDGISMKQRTGLLFRLMADLQKLTLKNQIAVVLTNEMTTRIGLSTGAIVGSLGDTWSHRCNMRVLLSAPEPLENIRLAAILKSNIVAEDVGKFQITHEGIRDVQ, from the exons ATGAGCTctgaattcaaaatatataatgcaaCAGAGTTGTGGCAA ATTGAAACCAGCTTACCCTCTATACCTACATTTAGTCAAAATCTCGATAAAGTTCTCGGTAGTGACGGAATACAATTGGGTTCTCTGACAGAATTATTAGGCTTACCGGGTTCTGGGAAAACACAACTATG TTTGCAGCTATGTGCCTCTGTACAAATACCTAAAGCTCTAGGTGGGCTCAGTTCAGAAGCTCTTTACATTGATACAAACACAAACTTTACATTAAGTAGATTTAAGG aaatattattttctagctTAGCAAAATGTCAAAGGATTATGGATTCTTCAATACCAATAAGAGAAGAGGATGCCTTGAAGAAATTTCATTATGTTAAAGCAATTGGACTTGAAAAGTTTTGTGCATTTTTATATCAACTACCCAATTTCATAAGGAATAAGCCGAAt GTGAAACTCATAGTAATAGATTCAATAGCATTTCCATTTAAAGATGGCATCTCTATGAAACAGAGAACTGGATTGCTATTTAGATTGATGGCGGATTTACAGAAGTTGACATTGAAAAATCAAATTGCT GTAGTTTTAACAAACGAAATGACGACCAGGATTGGTCTATCAACAGGAGCAATAGTTGGTTCTCTTGGTGACACTTGGTCGCATCGTTGTAACATGCGTGTTCTTCTGTCCGCTCCAGAGCCGCTAGAGAATATAAGATTAGCTGCGATtcttaaaagtaatattgtaGCAGAAGACGTTGGAAAGTTTCag ATAACACACGAGGGAATTCGGGATGTCCAATAA